A part of Tessaracoccus timonensis genomic DNA contains:
- the clpB gene encoding ATP-dependent chaperone ClpB codes for MNTDKLTTKSRDAVTAAVRQALTSGNPSAEPQHLLHGLLLTPDNTVGALLESAGASPQRVDAGAVAAIKQLPTATGSSVSQPTLSGAFLRVLATAETIANQLGDQFAATEHLLIALATVESAAKRILDAEGITADDLTQRFNDARGGKRVTSEDSEGSGESALDKYSVDLTERARDGKLDPVIGRDQEIRRVVQVLARRTKNNPVLIGEPGVGKTAVVEGLAQRLIAGDVPDSLKGRRLVSLDLSSMVAGAKYRGEFEERLKAVLTEIRDAEGQVITFIDELHTVIGAGATGDGAMDAGNMLKPMLARGELRMIGATTLDEYREHIEKDPAFERRFQQVFVGEPSVEDTVAILRGLRERYEAHHKVRITDGALVAAAQLSNRYITSRQLPDKAIDLIDEAASRLRMEIDSSPEEIDMLRRDVDRMTMQQMALKNEDDPASKERLDALNQELENAQEELRGLEARWEQEKSGLNRVGDVKKQIDQLRVEADKAQREGDLTRASQILYAEIPAAEKELAQAEATDATPSMVSEEVSDGDIAEVVAAWTGIPVGKLLQGEQEKLLQMEDRLGERLIGQREAVQSVADAVRRSRAGISDPNRPTGSFLFLGPTGVGKTELAKSLAEFLFDDETALVRIDMSEYSEKHSVARLVGAPPGYVGYEEGGQLTEAVRRRPYSVVLLDEVEKAHPDLFNILLQVLDDGRLTDGQGRTVDFRNTILILTSNLGSHFLVDPTKSDEEKRNEVMGVVRSAFRPEFLNRLDDIVLFSALTSDELQRIVDIQLARLNKRLAPRRITVDVTPAAKQWLGETGFDPIYGARPLRRLIQTTLEDQLARKLLAGEIFDGDTVTFDVTAGGDGIAISQ; via the coding sequence ATGAACACCGACAAGCTCACCACCAAGAGCCGCGACGCGGTGACTGCTGCCGTCAGGCAGGCGCTCACCAGCGGCAACCCCAGCGCAGAGCCGCAGCACCTGCTGCACGGCCTGCTGCTCACGCCCGACAACACCGTCGGCGCCCTGCTCGAATCCGCCGGCGCCTCCCCGCAGCGCGTCGACGCGGGCGCCGTCGCCGCCATCAAGCAACTGCCCACCGCGACGGGCAGCTCCGTCTCGCAGCCCACGCTCTCCGGCGCGTTCCTGCGCGTGCTCGCCACCGCAGAAACCATCGCCAACCAGCTCGGCGACCAGTTCGCCGCGACGGAACACCTCCTCATCGCGCTCGCCACCGTCGAATCCGCCGCCAAGCGCATCCTCGACGCGGAAGGCATCACCGCCGACGATCTCACCCAGCGCTTCAACGACGCCCGCGGCGGCAAGCGGGTCACGTCGGAAGACTCCGAGGGCAGCGGGGAATCCGCGCTCGACAAGTACTCCGTCGACCTCACCGAGCGCGCCCGCGACGGCAAACTCGACCCGGTCATCGGCCGCGACCAGGAGATTCGCCGCGTCGTGCAGGTGCTCGCCCGCCGCACGAAGAACAACCCCGTGCTCATCGGCGAACCCGGCGTCGGCAAAACCGCCGTCGTCGAGGGCCTCGCGCAGCGCCTCATCGCCGGCGACGTGCCCGACTCGCTCAAGGGCCGCCGCCTCGTCTCCCTCGACCTCTCGTCGATGGTGGCCGGCGCGAAGTACCGCGGCGAATTCGAGGAGCGCCTCAAGGCCGTACTCACGGAGATCCGCGACGCAGAAGGCCAAGTCATCACCTTCATCGACGAGCTCCACACCGTGATCGGTGCCGGGGCCACCGGCGATGGGGCGATGGATGCGGGCAACATGCTGAAGCCCATGCTCGCCCGCGGTGAGCTGCGGATGATCGGCGCCACCACCCTCGACGAGTACCGCGAGCACATCGAGAAAGACCCGGCCTTCGAGCGTCGGTTCCAGCAGGTCTTCGTCGGTGAGCCCAGCGTCGAGGACACCGTCGCGATCCTCCGTGGCCTGCGCGAACGCTACGAGGCGCACCACAAGGTGCGGATCACCGACGGCGCTCTCGTCGCCGCAGCCCAGTTGTCCAACCGCTACATCACGTCGCGACAGCTGCCTGACAAGGCCATCGACCTGATCGACGAGGCCGCGTCGCGGCTACGGATGGAGATCGATTCCTCGCCGGAGGAGATCGACATGCTCCGTCGCGACGTGGACCGCATGACGATGCAGCAGATGGCGCTGAAGAACGAGGACGACCCGGCGTCGAAGGAACGCCTCGACGCCCTCAACCAGGAGCTCGAGAACGCCCAGGAGGAGCTGCGCGGTCTGGAGGCGCGCTGGGAGCAGGAGAAGTCTGGCCTCAACCGCGTCGGCGATGTGAAGAAGCAGATTGACCAGCTCCGAGTCGAGGCTGACAAGGCCCAACGCGAAGGCGACCTCACGCGCGCGTCGCAGATTCTCTACGCCGAAATCCCGGCGGCCGAGAAGGAACTCGCGCAGGCAGAGGCCACCGACGCCACCCCGTCGATGGTCTCGGAGGAGGTCTCCGACGGTGACATCGCCGAGGTGGTGGCCGCATGGACGGGCATCCCCGTCGGCAAGTTGCTGCAGGGCGAGCAGGAGAAGCTGCTGCAGATGGAAGATCGCCTCGGCGAGCGCCTCATCGGGCAGCGCGAGGCGGTGCAGTCCGTCGCGGATGCTGTCCGACGTTCCCGCGCCGGCATCTCCGACCCCAACCGTCCCACCGGCTCGTTCCTCTTCCTGGGCCCCACCGGCGTCGGCAAGACGGAGCTCGCGAAATCCCTTGCCGAGTTCCTGTTCGACGACGAAACCGCGCTCGTGCGCATCGACATGAGCGAGTACTCCGAGAAGCACTCGGTGGCTCGCCTCGTCGGCGCACCTCCCGGCTACGTCGGCTACGAGGAGGGCGGTCAGCTCACCGAGGCTGTGCGCCGTCGCCCCTATTCCGTTGTGCTGCTCGACGAGGTGGAGAAGGCGCACCCCGACCTGTTCAACATCCTGTTGCAGGTGCTCGACGACGGCCGCCTCACCGACGGCCAGGGTCGCACGGTGGACTTCCGCAACACCATCTTGATCCTCACTTCGAACTTGGGATCGCACTTCCTCGTCGATCCGACCAAGAGCGACGAAGAGAAGCGCAACGAGGTGATGGGCGTAGTCAGGAGTGCCTTCCGTCCGGAGTTCCTGAACCGCCTGGACGACATCGTGCTGTTCAGCGCGCTCACTTCCGACGAGCTCCAGCGCATCGTCGACATCCAGCTGGCCCGTCTCAACAAGCGCCTCGCGCCCAGGCGGATCACCGTCGACGTGACCCCCGCCGCCAAACAGTGGCTGGGCGAGACGGGCTTCGACCCGATCTACGGTGCGCGTCCGCTGCGTCGCCTCATCCAGACCACGCTGGAAGATCAGCTGGCCCGCAAGTTGCTCGCGGGCGAGATCTTCGACGGCGACACCGTCACCTTCGACGTCACCGCCGGCGGCGATGGGATTGCCATCAGCCAGTAA
- a CDS encoding NUDIX domain-containing protein: MVNGNTAPSGPLRDGAGVAKFRHEAVAAVMRVRPGEGLTVLAYRRSRSPFKGLWALPSGAVEVDESLDESVLRHLLEKAGVDAVAYLEQLQTRSAPGRDPFDRTIATAYLGLLPWDCSPAIPDHAAWVPVEELPEMAFDHDGLARVAVERLRAKLSYTNVGYALAPDEFTVAQLRDAYAAVLGHDVSATNLQRILQRRGQLVATGERAPSGVEGGRPARLYRFTQRELAVTDPFVVFKP; encoded by the coding sequence ATGGTGAATGGCAACACGGCTCCGAGCGGGCCCCTGCGCGACGGCGCCGGTGTTGCCAAGTTTCGGCACGAGGCCGTGGCTGCCGTGATGCGTGTGCGGCCGGGGGAGGGGTTGACGGTGCTGGCGTATCGTCGGAGCCGCTCGCCGTTCAAAGGGCTCTGGGCGCTGCCGAGTGGGGCGGTCGAGGTGGACGAATCGCTCGACGAGTCCGTGCTCCGGCATCTGCTGGAGAAGGCGGGCGTCGACGCCGTCGCGTACCTGGAGCAGTTGCAGACGCGCAGCGCGCCTGGCCGCGATCCGTTCGACCGCACGATCGCGACGGCCTATTTGGGCCTGCTGCCGTGGGATTGCAGCCCCGCCATCCCCGACCACGCCGCATGGGTCCCCGTCGAGGAGCTTCCCGAGATGGCCTTCGACCACGACGGGCTCGCGCGGGTGGCCGTCGAGCGGCTGCGCGCGAAGTTGTCGTACACCAACGTGGGTTACGCATTGGCGCCCGACGAGTTCACCGTCGCCCAGTTGCGTGATGCCTACGCCGCGGTGCTGGGGCACGACGTGTCCGCCACCAACCTGCAGCGCATTTTGCAGCGGCGCGGGCAGCTCGTCGCCACTGGTGAGCGCGCGCCCTCCGGCGTCGAGGGTGGTCGCCCTGCCCGGCTCTACCGCTTCACGCAGCGCGAACTCGCCGTCACCGACCCATTCGTCGTGTTCAAGCCGTAG
- the nadA gene encoding quinolinate synthase NadA, with protein sequence MSISSTLEAPYEHWTAEQWAKWRDDVHALARERDAVILAHNYQLPEIQDVAHHVGDSLALSRIAAATDAREVVFCGVHFMAETAKILSPDKRVFIPDAAAGCSLADTINADQLRAWKAEHPGAVVVSYVNTTAEVKAETDVCCTSSNAVDVVNSIPADKEILFCPDQFLGAHVRRETGRDNIHVWMGECHVHADISPSDLTAIVRANPDAELYVHPECGCTTSALWMAESGELPRERTQVLSTGGMLDEARRATSSKVLVATEIGMLHQLSKANTTTQFIPVNPRAACPYMRMITPDKLLRCLTDGRDEVFVDAAIAARARQAVEKMVSIGNPGGGE encoded by the coding sequence ATGAGCATCTCGAGCACACTCGAAGCGCCCTACGAGCACTGGACCGCAGAGCAATGGGCGAAGTGGCGCGACGACGTCCACGCCCTCGCGCGCGAACGCGACGCCGTCATCCTGGCCCACAACTACCAGCTGCCAGAGATCCAAGACGTGGCCCACCACGTCGGCGACTCCCTCGCCCTCTCGCGCATCGCAGCCGCGACGGACGCCCGCGAGGTGGTGTTCTGCGGGGTGCACTTCATGGCGGAGACCGCGAAAATCCTCTCCCCCGACAAGCGCGTCTTCATCCCCGACGCGGCCGCCGGCTGCTCGCTCGCCGACACCATCAACGCCGACCAGCTGCGCGCCTGGAAAGCCGAGCACCCGGGCGCCGTCGTCGTCTCCTACGTCAACACCACCGCCGAAGTGAAGGCCGAGACCGACGTGTGCTGCACCAGCTCGAACGCCGTCGATGTGGTCAACTCAATCCCCGCTGACAAGGAGATTCTCTTCTGTCCCGACCAGTTCCTCGGCGCCCACGTGCGCCGCGAGACGGGACGCGACAACATCCACGTGTGGATGGGCGAATGCCACGTGCACGCCGACATCTCGCCGTCGGACCTCACCGCCATCGTCCGCGCCAACCCCGACGCCGAGCTCTACGTGCACCCCGAGTGCGGCTGCACCACGTCGGCGCTGTGGATGGCCGAGTCCGGCGAGCTCCCGCGCGAGCGCACGCAAGTGCTCTCCACCGGCGGCATGCTCGACGAGGCCCGTCGCGCCACCAGCTCGAAGGTGCTCGTCGCCACGGAAATCGGCATGCTGCACCAGCTCTCCAAGGCCAACACCACGACGCAGTTCATCCCCGTCAACCCCCGCGCCGCGTGCCCGTACATGCGCATGATTACCCCCGACAAGCTGCTTCGCTGCCTCACCGACGGCCGCGACGAGGTATTCGTCGACGCCGCCATCGCCGCCCGCGCGCGCCAGGCCGTTGAGAAGATGGTGTCCATCGGCAACCCCGGGGGCGGAGAGTGA
- the nadB gene encoding L-aspartate oxidase, producing MTELALPPATHHHEADVVIVGSGAAALSVALHLAVHGITTAILTRADVMAGSTDWAQGGLAAVWSPDDSVEAHVRDTLVAGAGACDEEAVRTLVAEAPVAIRRLITLGAQFDRAHGNYSLHLEGGHSARRILHSGGDASGHEVQRTLVAALQRILDGDSPATLHPNMRAVDVLTSASGRACGVRAVRDGEVHEWRAGAVVLASGGVGQAWTLTSNPSVATGDGLAMAARVGAALRGVEFVQFHPTVLAAPRVDGRDVLISEAVRGEGGVLVDASGFRFMPAAHPLAELAPRDVVAAAIEERCQATGEPHMLLDARHLGRAGWSRHFPTIQALLHARGIDPATQPIPVRPGAHYLCGGVAADMAGRTSVPGLFAVGEVAGTGVHGANRLASNSITEALVMGQRCGELLADNALPAAVLPEPRPTISLTDPAALPVLRTTMDRHVGVLRDEAGLRTAADTLTALPATSATSDAALDASQLREAALQITLAASARRESRGCHRRTDIQTTSERADHAA from the coding sequence GTGACCGAGCTCGCCCTGCCGCCCGCCACGCATCACCACGAGGCCGACGTGGTGATCGTCGGGTCGGGCGCGGCCGCGCTCAGCGTCGCATTACACCTTGCCGTACACGGAATCACGACGGCGATCCTCACCCGCGCCGACGTCATGGCAGGCTCCACCGACTGGGCGCAGGGCGGCCTGGCGGCCGTCTGGAGCCCCGACGACTCCGTCGAAGCGCACGTGCGCGACACCCTCGTCGCGGGTGCCGGGGCGTGCGACGAGGAGGCCGTGCGCACGCTCGTCGCCGAAGCCCCCGTCGCGATCCGACGCCTCATCACACTCGGCGCGCAGTTCGACCGCGCCCACGGAAACTACAGCCTCCACCTCGAAGGCGGACACAGCGCGCGCCGCATCCTCCACTCCGGCGGCGACGCGTCGGGCCACGAGGTGCAACGCACGCTCGTCGCCGCGCTCCAGCGCATCCTCGACGGCGACTCCCCCGCCACGCTGCACCCGAACATGCGCGCCGTCGACGTGCTCACCTCCGCCTCCGGCCGCGCCTGCGGGGTGCGTGCGGTGCGCGACGGCGAGGTGCACGAATGGCGCGCCGGCGCCGTTGTACTTGCGAGCGGCGGGGTCGGGCAAGCGTGGACCCTCACGTCGAATCCCTCCGTGGCTACGGGCGACGGCCTGGCGATGGCTGCCCGCGTCGGCGCTGCACTCCGCGGCGTTGAGTTCGTGCAGTTCCACCCGACGGTGCTCGCCGCCCCGCGGGTCGACGGCCGCGACGTACTCATCAGCGAGGCCGTGCGCGGCGAGGGCGGGGTGCTCGTCGACGCCAGCGGCTTCCGGTTCATGCCCGCCGCACACCCGTTGGCCGAGCTCGCGCCGCGCGACGTCGTCGCCGCCGCCATCGAAGAGCGTTGTCAGGCCACCGGCGAGCCGCACATGCTGCTCGACGCCCGCCACCTTGGGCGCGCCGGGTGGAGCCGCCACTTCCCCACCATCCAAGCCCTGCTGCACGCCCGCGGCATCGACCCAGCCACCCAGCCCATCCCCGTGCGTCCCGGCGCGCACTACCTGTGCGGCGGCGTGGCAGCCGACATGGCCGGACGCACGTCGGTGCCGGGCCTGTTCGCCGTCGGCGAGGTGGCCGGCACGGGGGTTCACGGCGCCAATCGACTGGCGTCGAACTCCATCACCGAGGCGCTCGTCATGGGCCAACGATGCGGCGAACTGCTCGCTGACAACGCCCTTCCTGCTGCCGTGCTCCCCGAACCTCGCCCGACGATCTCCCTCACCGACCCCGCAGCGCTCCCAGTACTGCGCACGACGATGGACCGTCACGTCGGGGTGCTCCGCGACGAGGCCGGCCTACGCACCGCCGCCGACACGCTCACCGCCTTGCCCGCCACCTCCGCCACATCCGACGCCGCGCTCGACGCGTCGCAGCTGCGCGAGGCTGCGCTGCAGATCACCCTCGCCGCCTCGGCCCGACGCGAATCGCGCGGGTGTCACCGTCGAACAGATATCCAGACCACATCAGAGAGGGCCGACCATGCTGCCTAG
- the nadC gene encoding carboxylating nicotinate-nucleotide diphosphorylase, with protein MLPSHITNALVDGGLAEAHVLDVINRALDEDLQWGDDVTTRATIPADAEGTADVVARASGTLAGGPVAAAVAHVLAARHGETVESEIVAADGSRVEPGQRVLTVRGRVATLLTAERTLLNLVSQLSGVATATAAWADALRGTDCAVRDTRKTVPGLRVLQKYAVRCGGGINHRMGLGDAALIKDNHVLAAGSVTAAFQAVRSHAPEVPVEVECDTLDQVREAVDAGASLILLDNMTPDAAHAAVAIARAAGVATEASGGLTLADAPSYAATGVDYIAVGALTHSAPVLDLGFDLR; from the coding sequence ATGCTGCCTAGCCACATCACGAACGCACTCGTCGACGGCGGGCTCGCCGAGGCGCACGTGCTCGACGTCATCAACCGCGCCCTCGACGAGGATCTCCAGTGGGGCGACGACGTCACCACCCGCGCCACCATCCCCGCCGATGCGGAAGGCACCGCCGACGTCGTGGCCCGCGCGTCCGGCACGCTCGCTGGGGGGCCCGTCGCAGCTGCTGTCGCGCATGTGCTCGCGGCGCGGCATGGGGAGACGGTGGAGTCAGAGATCGTCGCGGCGGACGGCAGTCGTGTGGAGCCCGGGCAGCGCGTGCTCACCGTGCGCGGGCGCGTCGCCACGCTCCTGACCGCCGAGCGGACGCTGCTCAACCTGGTGTCGCAGCTATCCGGGGTGGCCACCGCGACGGCGGCGTGGGCTGACGCGCTTCGCGGCACCGACTGCGCCGTGCGCGACACCCGCAAAACCGTGCCCGGACTACGTGTGTTACAGAAGTACGCGGTGCGCTGCGGCGGGGGCATCAACCACCGCATGGGCCTCGGCGACGCGGCGCTCATCAAGGACAACCACGTCCTGGCTGCGGGGTCCGTCACCGCGGCATTCCAGGCCGTGCGCAGCCATGCGCCAGAGGTGCCCGTCGAGGTGGAATGCGACACCCTCGACCAGGTACGGGAGGCCGTCGACGCCGGCGCCTCGCTCATCTTGCTCGACAACATGACCCCCGACGCCGCCCACGCCGCCGTCGCCATCGCGCGGGCGGCGGGCGTCGCCACCGAAGCCAGCGGGGGCCTCACGCTCGCCGACGCCCCCAGCTACGCGGCCACCGGCGTCGACTACATCGCCGTCGGTGCGCTCACCCACTCCGCGCCCGTGCTCGACCTGGGCTTCGACCTGCGATAA
- a CDS encoding DUF58 domain-containing protein translates to MTQPTAAHTRAWLVGAGALLIGVLVGRVDVLLLGLPFLLYALWAAVSRPESVPEVTPSIHHTQLDEGDALAYRIIAPSWRGFVAMQVEGQRGLSATPEMGATVACGERATVDVQPERWGRYVVDVGPVLLTDALGAWQAAGARQQLRLTVRPQSERIVGGSGVQRPIGMSGLHRSRARGEGTELSDVREFTTGDRLRRINWRVTSRLPGVHVNQMLTERDTDVLIVADSALDVGVAEGSSTLDALVRAITGVTRHYCAFGDRVAVHDLGARIGSVRSGTGNRQLRTVIGKLARARSTGQGDDRVRRVRSLATGTLVFVCSPLMEADVIDEVVRLRNVGGEVVVIDTLPPAVGTNLDAFRADSFLAEAWALRRMQREHLVERLEAVGIPVVTWEGPGTLAAVLQAMEAARQAPRVRR, encoded by the coding sequence GTGACACAGCCCACAGCCGCACACACGCGAGCCTGGCTCGTGGGGGCCGGCGCGCTCCTGATCGGCGTGCTTGTCGGGCGCGTCGACGTGCTGTTGTTGGGCTTGCCTTTTCTGCTCTATGCCTTGTGGGCGGCGGTGTCGCGCCCGGAGTCGGTGCCGGAGGTGACGCCCAGCATCCATCACACGCAACTGGATGAAGGCGACGCCCTCGCCTACCGGATCATCGCGCCGAGCTGGCGCGGGTTCGTCGCCATGCAGGTGGAAGGCCAGCGGGGGCTTAGCGCCACGCCCGAGATGGGAGCGACGGTGGCGTGCGGCGAGCGAGCCACCGTCGACGTGCAGCCCGAACGCTGGGGGAGGTACGTCGTCGACGTGGGGCCGGTGCTGCTGACCGACGCGCTCGGCGCGTGGCAGGCGGCCGGCGCGAGGCAGCAGTTACGGCTCACGGTGCGGCCGCAGTCGGAGCGCATCGTGGGTGGGTCCGGGGTGCAGCGCCCCATCGGCATGAGCGGACTCCATCGCTCGCGGGCGCGAGGCGAGGGCACCGAGCTCTCCGACGTCCGCGAGTTCACCACGGGCGACAGGCTTCGTCGCATCAACTGGCGGGTCACCTCCCGACTCCCAGGCGTGCACGTCAACCAGATGCTCACCGAACGAGACACCGACGTGCTCATCGTGGCCGATAGCGCCCTCGACGTGGGTGTTGCGGAAGGGAGCAGCACGCTTGACGCGCTCGTGCGCGCTATCACGGGTGTGACAAGGCATTACTGCGCATTCGGCGACCGCGTTGCCGTCCACGACCTGGGTGCGCGCATCGGATCCGTGCGGTCTGGCACTGGCAACCGGCAGCTCCGCACCGTCATCGGCAAGCTGGCGCGGGCCCGCTCGACGGGGCAGGGTGACGACCGGGTGCGGCGAGTGCGCTCTCTCGCCACTGGCACGTTGGTGTTCGTGTGTTCGCCGCTCATGGAAGCCGACGTGATCGACGAGGTTGTGCGGCTGCGCAACGTGGGCGGCGAGGTGGTGGTGATCGACACCCTGCCGCCGGCCGTAGGAACGAATCTCGACGCTTTCCGCGCCGACTCGTTCCTCGCAGAGGCGTGGGCGCTACGACGGATGCAACGCGAGCATCTCGTCGAGCGGCTCGAAGCGGTAGGCATTCCGGTGGTCACGTGGGAGGGCCCCGGCACGTTGGCGGCGGTGTTGCAAGCGATGGAGGCGGCGCGGCAGGCGCCGAGGGTGCGGCGATGA
- a CDS encoding MoxR family ATPase gives MTLSISDAASIANRVLDAVDSVVVGKRDELSLVLAGILAGGHVLLEDLPGLGKTLAARSLAQALGLDFARAQFTPDLLPADLTGSFVYQQSTSSFEFREGPIFAGLLLADEINRTPPKTQSALLEAMQERQVTVEGQTFPLPAPFHVLATANPVEHEGTYPLPEAQLDRFLLRLSFGYLSADGEWDVLARRISRRREDTTVAPVCTADELLAAQAAVEEVHVSEPVGRYAVDVVRATRTHQHTLVGASPRGSLALVLVARAVALIAGRDFVTPDDIKRLAIPALAHRITLKPELWLTDVTPDVVVRQALDTVPVPDAEQ, from the coding sequence ATGACGCTCAGCATTTCCGACGCTGCCAGCATCGCCAATCGAGTGCTCGACGCCGTCGACAGCGTGGTGGTGGGTAAACGAGACGAGCTCTCGCTCGTGCTCGCGGGCATCCTCGCTGGCGGCCACGTGCTCCTCGAAGACCTACCCGGGCTAGGCAAAACGCTGGCGGCACGCTCGCTGGCGCAGGCGTTGGGGCTCGACTTCGCCCGCGCCCAATTCACGCCCGACCTGCTCCCCGCCGACCTCACCGGCTCCTTCGTGTACCAGCAATCAACGAGCAGCTTCGAGTTCCGCGAAGGCCCCATCTTCGCCGGGCTCCTCTTGGCCGACGAGATCAACCGCACCCCGCCCAAAACCCAGTCGGCGCTGCTTGAGGCGATGCAGGAACGCCAGGTCACCGTCGAGGGCCAGACCTTCCCGCTGCCGGCACCGTTCCACGTGCTGGCTACGGCAAACCCCGTCGAACACGAAGGCACCTATCCGCTGCCTGAGGCCCAGCTCGACCGCTTCCTGCTCCGCCTGAGCTTCGGGTACCTGAGCGCGGACGGGGAGTGGGACGTGCTGGCCCGACGGATCAGTCGTCGCCGGGAGGACACCACCGTTGCCCCCGTATGTACCGCCGACGAGTTGCTTGCCGCGCAGGCCGCCGTCGAGGAGGTGCATGTGTCGGAGCCAGTGGGGCGCTATGCCGTCGACGTGGTGCGCGCCACCCGCACGCATCAGCACACGCTCGTGGGTGCGTCGCCGCGAGGATCGCTGGCGTTGGTGCTGGTGGCGCGGGCGGTGGCGCTCATCGCTGGCCGGGACTTCGTCACCCCCGACGACATCAAACGCCTCGCCATCCCCGCACTGGCGCACCGCATCACATTGAAACCCGAGCTGTGGCTCACCGACGTGACACCCGACGTCGTGGTGCGCCAGGCGTTGGACACCGTGCCCGTCCCGGACGCTGAACAGTGA
- a CDS encoding DUF4129 domain-containing protein translates to MLDLHRRPWLAVVVGAVVLVLATLGATSGLGPLIEDQPRDPISIAPPQIPMASPPPSEAAPDMGEEPEMPAPPAWFSELLTALIWLVAATVIVGLAVWLALRLRRISFRRSAPGKEGVEVPEVSEEELVEQFDDTLARLRTGVGVEDAVVECWRKLEATAARAGVTRRATDTSEEFILQVLAGTSVDEEALRELGGLYTQAWYSGRVPGDDARARAVACLERLRNSMEARV, encoded by the coding sequence ATGCTGGACCTGCACCGCCGCCCGTGGCTCGCCGTCGTGGTGGGCGCCGTGGTGCTCGTGCTTGCCACATTGGGGGCGACGAGCGGGCTAGGTCCGCTCATCGAAGACCAGCCGCGCGATCCCATCAGCATCGCGCCGCCGCAGATCCCCATGGCCAGCCCCCCGCCCAGTGAAGCTGCCCCTGACATGGGGGAAGAGCCGGAGATGCCCGCGCCTCCGGCCTGGTTTTCGGAGTTGCTCACCGCGCTCATCTGGCTGGTGGCCGCGACGGTGATCGTCGGCCTGGCGGTGTGGTTAGCACTGCGGCTGCGGCGCATATCGTTTCGACGCAGTGCCCCGGGCAAGGAGGGAGTCGAGGTGCCGGAGGTGAGCGAGGAAGAGCTCGTAGAACAGTTCGACGACACCCTCGCCCGGCTGCGCACCGGCGTCGGAGTAGAGGACGCCGTGGTGGAGTGCTGGCGCAAGTTAGAGGCGACGGCAGCACGTGCGGGGGTGACGCGTCGGGCCACGGACACGTCGGAGGAGTTCATCCTCCAGGTGCTCGCGGGCACCAGCGTCGACGAAGAGGCCCTGCGTGAGCTGGGCGGGCTCTACACCCAGGCGTGGTACTCCGGCCGCGTGCCTGGCGACGATGCGCGGGCCAGGGCTGTGGCCTGCCTGGAGCGTCTGCGAAACTCGATGGAGGCACGGGTATGA
- a CDS encoding thioesterase family protein, producing MQDTLRPGLTAIMDYEVPVERTVPHLLPEAPHFREMPEVLATGYMVALIEWTCMQALDGHLSDGEKTVGVHVDLSHEGATPIGQPVHFKVELTDVTERGKLTFAVEATDDKGFICRGTHGRAVIDVARFEASLDKRR from the coding sequence ATGCAAGACACCCTCCGCCCTGGGCTCACCGCCATCATGGACTACGAAGTCCCGGTTGAGCGCACGGTCCCCCACCTGCTGCCCGAAGCGCCTCATTTCCGCGAGATGCCCGAGGTGCTCGCCACCGGTTACATGGTGGCGCTCATCGAATGGACGTGCATGCAGGCACTCGACGGCCACCTTTCCGACGGGGAGAAAACCGTCGGCGTGCACGTCGACCTGAGCCACGAAGGAGCCACCCCCATCGGCCAGCCCGTGCACTTCAAGGTGGAGCTCACCGACGTGACGGAACGCGGAAAGCTCACCTTCGCGGTGGAAGCCACCGACGACAAGGGCTTCATCTGCCGCGGCACACATGGACGCGCCGTGATCGACGTCGCCCGCTTCGAAGCCAGCCTGGATAAGCGGCGCTAG